From one Dysidea avara chromosome 9, odDysAvar1.4, whole genome shotgun sequence genomic stretch:
- the LOC136266854 gene encoding protein NLRC5-like, with the protein MVDHIVEILSKNIKIIDLQLAGNKIDTDGTIKIANIILKSSKLRRFTMSDNKISNAIANFMAATLCGDREQKIILDKTCTNSQVTGAMKIARNLQNMSNLSTFAVYDHNITSEVVDDMATVLSYNNRLKVLILDGCYFKVGDIIKIAAALQATYNLSVFNISRSNNFCEAVKYFSKILSNNPKLQGLYLRWNNLQTSHIITLAKSLQNLSNLKAINISNNKISTEAANSIAKVLSHNTKLQKLHIDHNNLQASGITKLVEGLQGISTLTAFGISSNNIGMNEKAADSIAALLSNNCLLQSLHLGTNHLQTNSVMKIVSALQHVTTLSILDLSNNNITFEAVESIAVVLSKNDKLKELYIGGNALQAVSIRKILQNMETLTTLSLPNSSINSEEVDEFASCLLCCTKLQKLILSECNLQTVGVTSIANSLLNTKHLTVFNISNNTVSDEVSEKIAAVLSHNPQLQELHIAKNNFTDKGAIEIFISLHSTSTLTVLNISNNSITFEATDSLVKVLSKSCNLKELYIAGNRFETTGAIKIALSLQKITSLTKLNISNNGITEEAADHIATVLTYNTMLQELQLARNSFGTTGALKILSSLKDTSSLTKLNISYNNITDDAAEMILNLASCRLQDLQVTGNSFDTAGALKIARLAYLSNLKLRVFNITNNKVSNAVAEYMAAVLCGDLEQKLILDDACTDSQVASAIKIASTLQNVSNLTTFAISHQDFKHGLAHKIAAFLSSSTQLKVVHLEKNNVQCENIVVILKALAKISSLKVLHIVVANFSIEVSTHIAAILTNNTQLEELRINLESTSIKAGCANKIAQALKHLLNVTMLSISNNIANEAADDIAKYLFQSTKLLKFHLYGNILQAVNFIKIARALLTVSLLEALSISNIEVHDLTAATCIVDVLSHNAHLKQLNLDNNNLQAIGTDKIAQALQQTSNLTVFTASKSNVGIDGANHIAKILQHNTGLQILDLGENNLESTGAIVIVKAMKNNLFLKVLNISNNYINNEALDDITAMLCNKSELEELHLQNNDFAFSDAIKIANSIPNFSPLRVFNVTNKHIHEKETNFIRAVICNHDLCLNACELEVSYVIQTLQDFQGTSLIGKISIINNVISDEAANEIARILSCVDKLQMLHLDSNKLQPTGMMKIVQALQNNATLLSFGMLNNVISEEVVCDIATVLSKNTILQKVYVDGSGLNSNCMKTILKALRSTSLTVFSIANNNICMEEADDIAAILSCNNELNSLLLHENNLQSPGIVLISKALRKISNLTVLNISKNNIGSDAADDIATLLFRNKKLQCLYADGNNFQSVGVKKILASMQNNSLKRFGISNNNITDEAVNSITQFVRQNTQLQELKLDGNNFDLASAIQIAIAVQNNSHLSVPDLFTNITGDKEIKFLHNVFEKKNLCVDKDFISGVIKIAKTVYNHFTILNLSDNIDGGRIADDIAELLYANPSLKVLNLKKNNLQTEGAIKIARGLCNTITLTQFNISKNNIGSQAANDIANVLSCNTRLEVLYLDENCLQTKGASKIAKGLQNIYSLKIFSISCNQIDAEAAGEIANALNCNRELNILDLSGNSFQNTGIITIAKTLKHISSLTALSLSRNRINSSKAAKHIGTLLSYNTNLQVLNLHGNHLQSPGVTKIAAALKKVYSLTTFDISRNGVSSEAANDIADLLAHNTKIELLYIDGNNLRTEGIIEIARALQNSSNLKVFNIANNNTSVGAANDIANILTHNTNLQELYFSGSNLQTEGIITISKKLLNISTLTVLNISNNNIGLDAAKSIADALFCNKQMETLELCDNELSSLGAMKIAIALRDMSTLKKLYFSNNKVGDEAASDIAKALSKNTNLIKLRLSRNNFQVTGALKIVKALKSTSTLQFFDISQNNLGERKDEIIDILSHHQALRIHI; encoded by the coding sequence ATGGTGGATCATATTGTAGAAATTTTATctaaaaatattaaaataataGATCTTCAGCTAGCTGGAAATAAAATTGATACTGACGGTACCATAAAAATTGCAAATATAATACTAAAGAGCTCTAAACTGAGAAGGTTTACTATGTCAGACAACAAAATTTCTAATGCAATTGCAAATTTTATGGCTGCAACTCTTTGTGGAGATCGTGAACAAAAGATAATTTTGGATAAAACATGTACCAATTCACAGGTAACAGGTGCTATGAAAATAGCAAGGAACTTGCAAAATATGTCAAACTTGAGCACTTTTGCTGTGTATGATCACAATATCACTAGTGAAGTAGTTGATGACATGGCAACCGTTTTGTCTTATAATAACCGATTAAAGGTTTTGATCCTGGATGGGTGTTATTTCAAAGTAGGTGACATTATCAAGATTGCAGCAGCCTTGCAAGCTACATACAACTTGTCTGTATTCAATATTTCAAGGAGTAATAACTTTTGTGAGGCAGTAAAATATTTTTCGAAAATTTTGTCTAATAACCCTAAGCTACAAGGGTTATATTTGCGTTGGaataatttacaaacttcaCACATTATCACCCTTGCTAAGTCTTTACAGAATCTGTCAAATCTAAAAGCAATTAATATTTCAAACAATAAAATCAGTACTGAAGCAGCAAATTCCATTGCAAAAGTATTGTCTCATAACACAAAACTACAAAAGCTGCATATAGATCATAACAATTTACAAGCATCAGGCATTACAAAACTTGTAGAGGGTTTGCAAGGAATTTCCACACTAACTGCATTTGGTATTTCAAGTAACAATATTGGTATGAATGAAAAAGCAGCTGATAGTATTGCAGCACTTTTGTCTAATAATTGTCTACTGCAATCACTGCACCTAGGCACAAACCATTTACAAACGAATAGTGTAATGAAAATTGTAAGTGCCttacaacatgtaacaacacTTTCAATATTGGATTTATCAAACAACAACATCACGTTTGAAGCAGTTGAAAGCATTGCAGTTGTTTTATCTAAAAATGATAAACTCAAAGAATTGTACATTGGTGGAAATGCTTTACAAGCAGTCAGTATTAGAAAAATATTGCAAAACATGGAAACGTTGACAACACTCAGTCTCCCAAATAGCAGCATTAACAGTGAGGAAGTAGATGAGTTTGCAAGTTGTTTACTTTGTTGCACAAAATTGCAGAAGCTAATTTTATCTGAATGTAATTTGCAAACTGTGGGAGTTACAAGTATTGCAAACTCCCTGCTAAATACAAAACACCTTACAGTATTCAATATTTCAAATAACACAGTTAGTGATGAAGTATCAGAAAAAATTGCAGCTGTTCTCTCTCATAACCCTCAACTACAAGAGTTGCATAtagctaaaaataattttacagaCAAAGGAGCAATAGAGATCTTTATTAGTTTGCATAGTACTTCAACTCTTACTGTACTAAATATTTCGAATAACAGCATCACTTTTGAGGCAACAGATTCCTTGGTAAAGGTCTTATCTAAAAGTTGTAACTTAAAAGAGTTATATATAGCTGGTAATCGCTTTGAAACAactggtgccattaaaattgcATTGAGCTTGCAGAAGATTACAAGTCTGACAAAGCTGAATATTTCAAACAATGGTATcactgaagaagcagcagacCATATAGCAACTGTTTTAACTTATAATACTATGCTACAAGAATTGCAACTTGCCAGAAACAGTTTTGGAACTACAGGTGCTCTTAAAATATTGTCAAGTTTGAAGGATACATCATCACTAACAAAACTGAACATTTCATACAACAATATCACTGATGATGCAGCAGAAATGATATTAAATCTTGCATCCTGTAGACTTCAAGATTTACAGGTAACTGGAAATAGTTTTGATACTGCGGGTGCTCTCAAAATTGCAAGACTAGCATATCTAAGTAATTTGAAATTGAGAGTATTCAATATTACCAACAACAAGGTTTCCAATGCAGTGGCAGAATATATGGCTGCAGTTTTATGTGGTGATCTTGAACAGAAACTAATTTTGGATGATGCATGTACTGATTCACAGGTAGCTAGTGCTATTAAAATTGCATCTACTTTACAAAACGTGTCAAATTTGACCACATTTGCCATTTCCCATCAAGATTTCAAACATGGATTAGCTCACAAAATTGCAGCTTTTTTATCTAGTAGTACACAACTGAAAGTAGTGCACCTTGAAAAAAATAATGTACAGTGTGAAAATATTGTTGTGATACTAAAAGCATTAGCAAAGATTTCTTCTTTAAAGGTTTTACATATTGTAGTTGCCAATTTCAGCATAGAAGTTTCCACACACATTGCAGCTATTTTAACTAATAATACACAACTGGAGGAGTTGCGCATAAATCTGGAATCAACCAGTATAAAAGCAGGTTGTGCAAACAAGATTGCACAAGCCTTAAAACATCTTTTAAACGTAACAATGCTCAGTATTTCAAACAACATTGctaatgaagcagcagatgatattgcaaaaTATTTATTTCAAAGTACTAAACTACTAAAATTCCATCTTTATGGAAATATTCTCCAAGCAGTTAATTTCATTAAAATTGCAAGAGCTTTGCTAACTGTATCACTTTTGGAAGCATTGAGTATTTCAAACATTGAAGTACATGATTTAACAGCAGCAACCTGCATTGTAGATGTTCTATCTCATAATGCACATCTGAAACAATTGAACCTTGACAACAACAATTTACAAGCAATAGGCACAGATAAAATTGCACAAGCATTGCAACAAACTTCAAATCTAACGGTTTTTACAGCTTCAAAGAGTAATGTAGGCATTGATGGAGCAAATCACATTGCAAAAATTTTGCAGCATAATACTGGGCTCCAAATATTAGACTTGGGTGAAAATAATTTAGAATCTACTGGTGCTATCGTAATTGTAAAAGCAATGAAAAATAACTTGTTCTTAAAAGTTCTCAACATTTCAAACAATTATATTAACAATGAAGCACTCGATGACATAACAGCCATGTTATGTAATAAATCTGAATTGGAAGAGTTGCATTTACAAAATAATGActttgccttttcagatgccATTAAAATTGCCAATTCTATACCGAATTTCTCACCTTTAAGAGTTTTCAATGTCACAAACAAGCATATTCATGAGAAGGAAACAAATTTCATCAGAGCTGTTATATGTAACCATGACTTATGCTTGAATGCATGTGAATTAGAAGTTTCATATGTAATTCAAACTTTACAAGACTTTCAAGGTACATCATTAATAGGAAAAATTTCTATTATTAATAATGTGATTAGTGATGAAGCAGCAAATGAAATTGCAAGAATTCTATCCTGTGTTGATAAATTACAAATGCTACATTTGGATAGTAATAAGTTACAACCAACTGGTATGATGAAAATTGTACAAGCTCTGCAAAACAATGCAACTCTCCTTTCATTTGGCATGTTAAATAATGTAATCAGTGAGGAAGTAGTAtgtgatattgcaactgttttgtCCAAGAACACCATTCTACAAAAGGTGTATGTGGATGGCAGTGGCTTGAATTCAAATTGCATGAAAACAATTCTAAAAGCCTTACGCAGTACCTCCCTTACAGTATTTAGCATTGCAAACAACAATATTTGCATGGAAgaagcagatgatattgcagctATTTTATCTTGTAACAATGAACTCAATTCTCTCTTGTTACATGAAAACAATTTACAGTCACCTGGAATTGTTTTGATATCAAAAGCTTTAAGGAAAATTTCTAATTTGACAGTACTAAACATATCAAAAAACAACATTGGGTCTGATGCAgctgatgatattgcaactCTTCTATTCCGTAATAAAAAACTGCAATGCTTATATGCTGATGGCAACAATTTTCAATCAGTAGGTGTCAAAAAGATTTTAGCATCAATGCAAAATAATTCATTAAAACGATTTGGTATTtcaaacaacaacattacagaTGAAGCTGTAAACAGTATTACACAATTTGTACGTCAAAACACCCAACTGCAAGAACTAAAATTAGATGGGAACAATTTTGATTTAGCAAGTGCCATTCAGATTGCAATTGCAGTACAAAATAATTCACATCTTTCTGTACCTGATCTTTTCACCAATATTACTGGCGATAAAGAAATAAAGTTCTTGCATAATGTTTTTGAAAAGAAAAATTTATGTGTGGATAAGGACTTCATATCAGGTGTTATCAAAATTGCTAAAACTGTGTACAATCATTTCACAATTTTAAATCTTTCAGACAATATTGATGGTGGCAGGATTGCAGATGACATTGCTGAGCTTTTATATGCTAATCCATCACTAAAAGTATTGAATTTAAAGAAAAAcaatttacaaacagaaggtgcgaTTAAAATTGCTAGAGGATTGTGCAACACTATTACTCTTACGCAGTTTAATATATCAAAAAACAATATTGGTAGTCAAGCAGCAAATGACATAGCAAATGTTTTATCTTGTAATACCAGACTGGAAGTATTGTATTTGGATGAAAATTGTTTACAAACCAAAGGTGCTAGCAAAATTGCAAAAGGGTTGCAGAATATATATTCCTTGAAAATTTTTAGTATATCATGCAATCAAATTGATGCTGAAGCAGCAGGTGAAATAGCAAATGCTTTAAATTGCAATAGAGAGTTAAATATTTTAGATTTGAGTGGTAATAGTTTTCAGAACACAGGAATTATCACAATTGCAAAAACACTGAAACACATTTCATCTTTAACAGCCCTTTCTCTTTCAAGAAACAGAATAAATAGTAGTAAAGCAGCAAAACATATTGGAACTCTTTTATCATACAATACTAACCTACAAGTGTTAAACTTACATGGAAACCACCTACAATCACCTGGTGTTACTAAGATTGCCGCTGCACTGAAAAAAGTGTACAGTTTAACAACATTTGATATTTCAAGGAATGGTGTTAGCAGTGAAGCAGCAAATGATATTGCAGACCTTTTAGCACACAATACAAAAATAGAATTGTTATATATTGATGGTAACAATTTAAGAACAGAAGGCATCATAGAGATAGCAAGAGCTTTACAAAACTCATCAAATCTGAAAGTATTTAATATTGCTAACAACAACACAAGTGTTGGTGCAGCAAATGATATTGCAAATATTTTAACCCATAATACAAATCTACAAGAATTGTATTTTAGTGGAAGTAACTTGCAGACAGAAGGCATAATCAcaatttcaaaaaaattattGAACATTTCAACTCTTACAGTGCTTAATATTTCTAACAACAACATTGGTTTAGATGCAGCAAAAAGCATTGCAGATGCTTTATTTTGCAACAAGCAAATGGAGACACTGGAACTATGTGATAATGAATTATCATCATTAGGTGCCATGAAGATTGCAATAGCTTTACGAGATATGTCAACTCTAAAAAAATTGTATTTTTCAAACAACAAGGTTGGCGATGAAGCAGCAAGTGATATAGCTAAAGCTCTGTCCAAAAATACTAATCTAATAAAGCTTCGTTTAAGTCGGAACAATTTTCAAGTAACAGGTGCTCTTAAGATTGTGAAAGCTTTGAAATCTACTTCTACTCTTCAGTTCTTTGATATTTCACAAAATAATCTTGGTGAAAGAAAAGATGAAATCATAGATATTTTGTCACATCACCAGGCACTTAGGATACATATTTAA